In one Mauremys mutica isolate MM-2020 ecotype Southern chromosome 3, ASM2049712v1, whole genome shotgun sequence genomic region, the following are encoded:
- the TJAP1 gene encoding tight junction-associated protein 1 isoform X1 — protein MSRSVETVVVSGDEGRRPTCSFKSRSLERSLMFKEPAEVLAPRKFQVAATHLPLKGILKQTGMLEVCPESLRKSRSVETLAQGRSSRKYSDPQLCLSRRERRSLERSSSTADAIKRQEKVTEEKLQFSKFLDEITHRVLSPVHLQSLGEARGRGGGQDSPSSPRGSTPEGQKESQPEGAKRAAEKSHRLSRRKADKKREGLEMASCRRKPPEEAERAPRLRRKPVLVRKDSKEKFLSMERRVVDLCQYELQQLAELGLAGVSSEQQQQLLSSWKTSQEGGRDRERDRSKHQLRQVRPQHLGTKPGQKPVTEPGYLESASFSPPTHWSQEEGTASPRTSPSFSLALNKEPLTDAERMKLLQHENEELRRRLAYVTNKMESMERELESGQDYLELELGQNREELEKFKDKFRRLQNSYTASQRTNQDLEEKLHTLIKKAEMDRKTLDWEIVALTNKLLDAKTTINKLEELNERYRQDCNLAVQLLKCNKSHFRNHKFADLPYELQDMVNKHLHSTQESPGPGQEAAHTLAPSDVVPTSVIARVLEKPESLVLNSAKSSSGSCPMAEDVFVHVDMSGALLDACPSPGLPGKERGEVGKQQNGGCKPQSSVESLPEEVPAFEKLSPYPTPSPPHPMYPGRKVIEFSEDKVRIPKNSPLPNCTYATRQAISLSLVQGEDESSERHRTLPNSPVSEGRHSASSCSYQPSPKAARAHGSSQSSPFSSPPQIPSAFASSASSEEDLLANWQRMFVDKAPPTSDQVLVSRTSFSRDMAPELQKRFSRSMQELGRAASAYSDGEESAQSCSWTVSRDSSVDTDSTESRARRSHFSSDYGTDFSQDEARKLLQGSGGGTAEPSSPLPEKHKDYVDLGSPGSPAEEREMLLQASKESSPGGALEESGECRSKPPSGRPHRSPKRMGVHHLHRKDSLTQAQEQGNLLN, from the exons ATGAGCCGCAGTGTGGAGACGGTTGTGGTGTCTGGAGACGAAGGCCGGAGGCCCACCTGCTCCTTCAAGAGCAGGAGCCTGGAACGCTCCCTCATGTTCAAAGAGCCTGCTGAGGTCCTAGCTCCCAGGAAGTTCCAAGTCGCTGCCACCCATCTGCCTCTCAAAGGGATCCTGAAGCAGACAGGTATGCTGGAAGTGTGCCCTGAGAGCCTGCGCAAGTCCCGCTCGGTGGAGACGCTGGCCCAAGGCCGCAGCTCGCGCAAGTACAGCGACCCTCAGCTGTGCCTCAGCCGGAGGGAGAGACGCTCGCTGGagcgcagcagcagcactgcCGATGCCATCAAGCGCCAGGAGAAGGTCACTGAGGAGAAGCTGCAGTTCTCCAAGTTCCTGGATGAGATCACCCACCGTGTGCTGAGCCCTGTCCACCTGCAATCCCTGGGGGAGGCCAGAGGAAGAGGGGGAGGCCAGGACTCTCCTTCCTCACCAAGAGGCTCCACTCCAGAAGGTCAAAAGGAAAGCCAGCCTGAGGGGGCCAAGCGAGCAGCTGAGAAGAGCCATCGCCTGAGCAGGAGAAAGGCAGATAAGAAGCGTGAGGGTCTGGAAATGGCTTCCTGCCGGAGGAAGCCCCCTGAGGAGGCTGAGAGGGCCCCCAGGCTGAGGAGAAAGCCCGTCCTGGTGAGGAAGGACAGCAAAGAGAAGTTCCTCTCCATGGAGAGACGAGTAGTGGATCTGTGCCAGTAtgagctgcagcagctggcagagctgggtttGGCAGGGGTGtcctctgagcagcagcagcaactgctgTCTTCATGGAAAACCAgtcaggagggaggaagggacagAGAGAGGGACCGAAGCAAGCACCAATTGCGGCAAGTGCGGCCTCAGCATCTTGGCACCAAACCTGGCCAGaagccagtgacagagccaggctACCTAGAGAGCGCATCCTTCTCCCCTCCGACAcactggagccaggaggagggCACTGCCTCACCTAGAACCTCCCCTTCCTTCAGCCTAGCACTAAACAAG GAGCCCTTGACGGATGCAGAAAGGATGAA GTTGCTGCAGCATGAGAATGAGGAGCTGCGCCGGCGGCTGGCCTATGTCACCAACAAGATGGAGTCGATGGAGAGGGAGCTGGAGTCTGGCCAGGACtacctggagctggagctgggccagaACCGCGAAGAGCTGGAGAAATTCAAGGACAAATTCCGCAG GTTACAGAACAGCTACACTGCTTCACAGAGAACCAATCAGGACCTGGAGGAGAAGCTGCATACCCTG ATAAAAAAGGCTGAGATGGACCGGAAGACCCTGGACTGGGAGATTGTGGCGCTCACTAACAAGCTGCTAGATGCCAAAACTACCATCAATAAACTTGAGGAGCTCAAT GAGCGCTATCGGCAGGACTGTAACCTCGCAGTGCAGCTGCTCAAGTGCAACAAGTCCCACTTCAGGAACCACAAGTTTGCTGAT CTTCCCTACGAGCTGCAGGACATGGTCAATAAGCACCTGCACAGCACCCAGGAGTCCCCAggccctgggcaggaggctgCACATACCCTGGCCCCATCTGACGTCGTGCCCACCTCAGTTATTGccagagtgctggagaagcccgaGTCACTGGTCCTGAACTCTGCCAAGTCCAGCAGCGGCAGCTGTCCCATGGCTGAGGATGTCTTTGTGCACGTGGACATGAGTGGAGCTCTGCTGgacgcctgccccagcccagggctgcctgggaaggagagaggggaagTGGGGAAGCAGCAGAACGGGGGCTGCAAGCCACAGAGCAGTGTGGAGAGCCTGCCAGAGGAGGTGCCTGCCTTCGAGAAGCTGAGCCCCTACCctacgccctcccctccccaccccatgtacCCAGGGCGTAAGGTGATTGAGTTCTCTGAGGACAAGGTGAGGATCCCAAAGAACAGCCCCCTGCCCAACTGCACCTATGCCACGCGACAGGCCATCTCCCTGAGCCTGGTGCAGGGCGAGGACGAGAGCAGTGAGAGGCACCGGACGCTCCCTAACAGCCCTGTCTCAGAGGGCCGCcactcagcctccagttgctccTACCAGCCATCTCCCAAGGCAGCTCGGGCACACGGCTCCTCGCAGAGCAGCCCTTTCAGCAGCCCACCCCAGATCCCCAGCGCCTTCGCCAGCTCGGCCAGCTCGGAGGAGGACCTCCTGGCCAACTGGCAGCGGATGTTTGTGGACAAGGCGCCCCCCACTTCAGACCAGGTGCTGGTGAGCCGCACCTCCTTCAGCCGTGACATGGCCCCGGAGCTCCAGAAGCGATTCAGCCGCTCCAtgcaggagctgggcagggcGGCCTCAGCCTACTCGGACGGCGAGGAGTCTGCGCAGAGCTGCAGCTGGACCGTGAGCCGGGACTCGAGTGTGGACACAGACAGCACTGAGTCCCGAGCCCGCAGGAGCCATTTCTCCTCCGACTACGGCACGGACTTCTCCCAGGATGAAGCCCGGAAGCTGCTccagggcagtggcgggggcaccgctgagcccagcagccccctgccagaGAAGCACAAGGACTATGTGGACCTGGGCTCACCTGGGAGTCCAGCTGAGGAAAGGGAAATGCTGCTGCAAGCAAGCAAGGAGAGCAGCCCAGGGGGAGCCCTGGAGGAGAGCGGGGAATGCAGGAGCAAGCCTCCCTCAGGGCGGCCACACCGCAGCCCCAAGAGGATGGGTGTCCACCATCTCCATCGCAAGGACAGCCTGACGCAGGCCCAGGAGCAAGGCAACCTGCTCAACtga
- the TJAP1 gene encoding tight junction-associated protein 1 isoform X3 — translation MLRTEPLTDAERMKLLQHENEELRRRLAYVTNKMESMERELESGQDYLELELGQNREELEKFKDKFRRLQNSYTASQRTNQDLEEKLHTLIKKAEMDRKTLDWEIVALTNKLLDAKTTINKLEELNERYRQDCNLAVQLLKCNKSHFRNHKFADLPYELQDMVNKHLHSTQESPGPGQEAAHTLAPSDVVPTSVIARVLEKPESLVLNSAKSSSGSCPMAEDVFVHVDMSGALLDACPSPGLPGKERGEVGKQQNGGCKPQSSVESLPEEVPAFEKLSPYPTPSPPHPMYPGRKVIEFSEDKVRIPKNSPLPNCTYATRQAISLSLVQGEDESSERHRTLPNSPVSEGRHSASSCSYQPSPKAARAHGSSQSSPFSSPPQIPSAFASSASSEEDLLANWQRMFVDKAPPTSDQVLVSRTSFSRDMAPELQKRFSRSMQELGRAASAYSDGEESAQSCSWTVSRDSSVDTDSTESRARRSHFSSDYGTDFSQDEARKLLQGSGGGTAEPSSPLPEKHKDYVDLGSPGSPAEEREMLLQASKESSPGGALEESGECRSKPPSGRPHRSPKRMGVHHLHRKDSLTQAQEQGNLLN, via the exons ATGCTGCGTACG GAGCCCTTGACGGATGCAGAAAGGATGAA GTTGCTGCAGCATGAGAATGAGGAGCTGCGCCGGCGGCTGGCCTATGTCACCAACAAGATGGAGTCGATGGAGAGGGAGCTGGAGTCTGGCCAGGACtacctggagctggagctgggccagaACCGCGAAGAGCTGGAGAAATTCAAGGACAAATTCCGCAG GTTACAGAACAGCTACACTGCTTCACAGAGAACCAATCAGGACCTGGAGGAGAAGCTGCATACCCTG ATAAAAAAGGCTGAGATGGACCGGAAGACCCTGGACTGGGAGATTGTGGCGCTCACTAACAAGCTGCTAGATGCCAAAACTACCATCAATAAACTTGAGGAGCTCAAT GAGCGCTATCGGCAGGACTGTAACCTCGCAGTGCAGCTGCTCAAGTGCAACAAGTCCCACTTCAGGAACCACAAGTTTGCTGAT CTTCCCTACGAGCTGCAGGACATGGTCAATAAGCACCTGCACAGCACCCAGGAGTCCCCAggccctgggcaggaggctgCACATACCCTGGCCCCATCTGACGTCGTGCCCACCTCAGTTATTGccagagtgctggagaagcccgaGTCACTGGTCCTGAACTCTGCCAAGTCCAGCAGCGGCAGCTGTCCCATGGCTGAGGATGTCTTTGTGCACGTGGACATGAGTGGAGCTCTGCTGgacgcctgccccagcccagggctgcctgggaaggagagaggggaagTGGGGAAGCAGCAGAACGGGGGCTGCAAGCCACAGAGCAGTGTGGAGAGCCTGCCAGAGGAGGTGCCTGCCTTCGAGAAGCTGAGCCCCTACCctacgccctcccctccccaccccatgtacCCAGGGCGTAAGGTGATTGAGTTCTCTGAGGACAAGGTGAGGATCCCAAAGAACAGCCCCCTGCCCAACTGCACCTATGCCACGCGACAGGCCATCTCCCTGAGCCTGGTGCAGGGCGAGGACGAGAGCAGTGAGAGGCACCGGACGCTCCCTAACAGCCCTGTCTCAGAGGGCCGCcactcagcctccagttgctccTACCAGCCATCTCCCAAGGCAGCTCGGGCACACGGCTCCTCGCAGAGCAGCCCTTTCAGCAGCCCACCCCAGATCCCCAGCGCCTTCGCCAGCTCGGCCAGCTCGGAGGAGGACCTCCTGGCCAACTGGCAGCGGATGTTTGTGGACAAGGCGCCCCCCACTTCAGACCAGGTGCTGGTGAGCCGCACCTCCTTCAGCCGTGACATGGCCCCGGAGCTCCAGAAGCGATTCAGCCGCTCCAtgcaggagctgggcagggcGGCCTCAGCCTACTCGGACGGCGAGGAGTCTGCGCAGAGCTGCAGCTGGACCGTGAGCCGGGACTCGAGTGTGGACACAGACAGCACTGAGTCCCGAGCCCGCAGGAGCCATTTCTCCTCCGACTACGGCACGGACTTCTCCCAGGATGAAGCCCGGAAGCTGCTccagggcagtggcgggggcaccgctgagcccagcagccccctgccagaGAAGCACAAGGACTATGTGGACCTGGGCTCACCTGGGAGTCCAGCTGAGGAAAGGGAAATGCTGCTGCAAGCAAGCAAGGAGAGCAGCCCAGGGGGAGCCCTGGAGGAGAGCGGGGAATGCAGGAGCAAGCCTCCCTCAGGGCGGCCACACCGCAGCCCCAAGAGGATGGGTGTCCACCATCTCCATCGCAAGGACAGCCTGACGCAGGCCCAGGAGCAAGGCAACCTGCTCAACtga
- the LRRC73 gene encoding leucine-rich repeat-containing protein 73 isoform X1 yields MLPGSIQISGETLSSAEIRDICESLRENSVRLLSLRGCQLSDRDFGRICRGVAESHSLAQLNLNLGIVSNINRVKQLAEALKTNRSIQSLFLHGSPLTDAGLALLNPALSIHPSLVALDLGDCMLGDEGINLICGLLPPDGAKSGLKELTLSANPGVTAKGWGRLAIAVAHSSQVRVLNLDYNPLGDQVAGMLAVAVASSRTLEVLDLEGTGLTNHSAQTLLDMVENYPTALRTLILAENSISPELQQQISDLLSEGEEEEENEAHEVTAREKNPWICQSNPTSQMVLVTSGLGESLLAETEM; encoded by the exons ATGTTGCCAGGGTCTATCCAGATCTCTGGGGAGACCTTATCAAGTGCTGAGATCCGGGACATTTGCGAGAGCCTGCGGGAGAACTCGGTGCGACTGCTGTCACTCCGGGGCTGCCAGCTTTCTGACCGGGATTTCGGGCGCATTTGCCGAGGGGTAGCGGAATCTCACTCCTTGGCTCAGCTCAACCTCAACCTGGGGATTGTGTCCAACATTAACCGGGTCAAGCAACTGGCAGAAGCCCTGAAGACAAACCGCTCCATCCAGTCTCTGTT CCTCCATGGGAGCCCCCTGACAGACGCTGGCCTAGCTCTCCTCAATCCAGcgctctccatccatccctctctgGTGGCTTTGGACTTGGGAGACTGCATGCTGGGTGATGAGGGCATCAACTTGATCTGTGGGCTCCTGCCTCCTGATGGAGCCAAGTCAG gcCTTAAGGAGTTAACACTGAGCGCAAACCCGGGTGTCACGGCCAAAGGTTGGGGGCGCCTAGCCATTGCAGTAGCTCACAGCTCCCAGGTGCGAGTGTTGAACCTGGACTACAACCCCCTCG GTGACCAAGTAGCAGGGATGCTGGCTGTTGCTGTGGCCTCCAGTCGCACCCTGGAGGTTCTGGACTTGGAAGGAACAGGACTTACCAACCATTCTGCCCAG ACCTTGCTGGACATGGTGGAGAATTACCCAACCGCCCTGCGGACGCTGATCCTGGCAGAGAACAGCATCAGTCCcgagctgcagcagcagatctCGGACCTGCTCTCCgagggtgaggaagaggaggagaatgaggCTCATGAAGTCACGGCCAGGGAGAAGAACCCCTGGATCTGCCAGAGCA ATCCCACCTCCCAGATGGTCTTGGTGACGTCAGGTCTGGGCGAGAGCCTCTTAGCAGAAACAGAGATGTGA
- the LRRC73 gene encoding leucine-rich repeat-containing protein 73 isoform X2 yields MLPGSIQISGETLSSAEIRDICESLRENSVRLLSLRGCQLSDRDFGRICRGVAESHSLAQLNLNLGIVSNINRVKQLAEALKTNRSIQSLFLHGSPLTDAGLALLNPALSIHPSLVALDLGDCMLGDEGINLICGLLPPDGAKSGLKELTLSANPGVTAKGWGRLAIAVAHSSQVRVLNLDYNPLGDQVAGMLAVAVASSRTLEVLDLEGTGLTNHSAQTLLDMVENYPTALRTLILAENSISPELQQQISDLLSEDPTSQMVLVTSGLGESLLAETEM; encoded by the exons ATGTTGCCAGGGTCTATCCAGATCTCTGGGGAGACCTTATCAAGTGCTGAGATCCGGGACATTTGCGAGAGCCTGCGGGAGAACTCGGTGCGACTGCTGTCACTCCGGGGCTGCCAGCTTTCTGACCGGGATTTCGGGCGCATTTGCCGAGGGGTAGCGGAATCTCACTCCTTGGCTCAGCTCAACCTCAACCTGGGGATTGTGTCCAACATTAACCGGGTCAAGCAACTGGCAGAAGCCCTGAAGACAAACCGCTCCATCCAGTCTCTGTT CCTCCATGGGAGCCCCCTGACAGACGCTGGCCTAGCTCTCCTCAATCCAGcgctctccatccatccctctctgGTGGCTTTGGACTTGGGAGACTGCATGCTGGGTGATGAGGGCATCAACTTGATCTGTGGGCTCCTGCCTCCTGATGGAGCCAAGTCAG gcCTTAAGGAGTTAACACTGAGCGCAAACCCGGGTGTCACGGCCAAAGGTTGGGGGCGCCTAGCCATTGCAGTAGCTCACAGCTCCCAGGTGCGAGTGTTGAACCTGGACTACAACCCCCTCG GTGACCAAGTAGCAGGGATGCTGGCTGTTGCTGTGGCCTCCAGTCGCACCCTGGAGGTTCTGGACTTGGAAGGAACAGGACTTACCAACCATTCTGCCCAG ACCTTGCTGGACATGGTGGAGAATTACCCAACCGCCCTGCGGACGCTGATCCTGGCAGAGAACAGCATCAGTCCcgagctgcagcagcagatctCGGACCTGCTCTCCgagg ATCCCACCTCCCAGATGGTCTTGGTGACGTCAGGTCTGGGCGAGAGCCTCTTAGCAGAAACAGAGATGTGA
- the LRRC73 gene encoding leucine-rich repeat-containing protein 73 isoform X3, translating to MLPGSIQISGETLSSAEIRDICESLRENSVRLLSLRGCQLSDRDFGRICRGVAESHSLAQLNLNLGIVSNINRVKQLAEALKTNRSIQSLFLHGSPLTDAGLALLNPALSIHPSLVALDLGDCMLGDEGINLICGLLPPDGAKSGDQVAGMLAVAVASSRTLEVLDLEGTGLTNHSAQTLLDMVENYPTALRTLILAENSISPELQQQISDLLSEGEEEEENEAHEVTAREKNPWICQSNPTSQMVLVTSGLGESLLAETEM from the exons ATGTTGCCAGGGTCTATCCAGATCTCTGGGGAGACCTTATCAAGTGCTGAGATCCGGGACATTTGCGAGAGCCTGCGGGAGAACTCGGTGCGACTGCTGTCACTCCGGGGCTGCCAGCTTTCTGACCGGGATTTCGGGCGCATTTGCCGAGGGGTAGCGGAATCTCACTCCTTGGCTCAGCTCAACCTCAACCTGGGGATTGTGTCCAACATTAACCGGGTCAAGCAACTGGCAGAAGCCCTGAAGACAAACCGCTCCATCCAGTCTCTGTT CCTCCATGGGAGCCCCCTGACAGACGCTGGCCTAGCTCTCCTCAATCCAGcgctctccatccatccctctctgGTGGCTTTGGACTTGGGAGACTGCATGCTGGGTGATGAGGGCATCAACTTGATCTGTGGGCTCCTGCCTCCTGATGGAGCCAAGTCAG GTGACCAAGTAGCAGGGATGCTGGCTGTTGCTGTGGCCTCCAGTCGCACCCTGGAGGTTCTGGACTTGGAAGGAACAGGACTTACCAACCATTCTGCCCAG ACCTTGCTGGACATGGTGGAGAATTACCCAACCGCCCTGCGGACGCTGATCCTGGCAGAGAACAGCATCAGTCCcgagctgcagcagcagatctCGGACCTGCTCTCCgagggtgaggaagaggaggagaatgaggCTCATGAAGTCACGGCCAGGGAGAAGAACCCCTGGATCTGCCAGAGCA ATCCCACCTCCCAGATGGTCTTGGTGACGTCAGGTCTGGGCGAGAGCCTCTTAGCAGAAACAGAGATGTGA
- the TJAP1 gene encoding tight junction-associated protein 1 isoform X2: MTSTAPSKKPYRKAPPQHREIRHDLPILRDDQDGVILAEQSQEPLTDAERMKLLQHENEELRRRLAYVTNKMESMERELESGQDYLELELGQNREELEKFKDKFRRLQNSYTASQRTNQDLEEKLHTLIKKAEMDRKTLDWEIVALTNKLLDAKTTINKLEELNERYRQDCNLAVQLLKCNKSHFRNHKFADLPYELQDMVNKHLHSTQESPGPGQEAAHTLAPSDVVPTSVIARVLEKPESLVLNSAKSSSGSCPMAEDVFVHVDMSGALLDACPSPGLPGKERGEVGKQQNGGCKPQSSVESLPEEVPAFEKLSPYPTPSPPHPMYPGRKVIEFSEDKVRIPKNSPLPNCTYATRQAISLSLVQGEDESSERHRTLPNSPVSEGRHSASSCSYQPSPKAARAHGSSQSSPFSSPPQIPSAFASSASSEEDLLANWQRMFVDKAPPTSDQVLVSRTSFSRDMAPELQKRFSRSMQELGRAASAYSDGEESAQSCSWTVSRDSSVDTDSTESRARRSHFSSDYGTDFSQDEARKLLQGSGGGTAEPSSPLPEKHKDYVDLGSPGSPAEEREMLLQASKESSPGGALEESGECRSKPPSGRPHRSPKRMGVHHLHRKDSLTQAQEQGNLLN; this comes from the exons ATGACGAGCACAGCTCCATCCAAGAAGCCTTACCGCAAGGCACCGCCACAGCACCGCGAGATCCGTCATGATCTGCCCATCCTTCGAGACGACCAAGACGGCGTGATTTTGGCCGAGCAGAGTCAG GAGCCCTTGACGGATGCAGAAAGGATGAA GTTGCTGCAGCATGAGAATGAGGAGCTGCGCCGGCGGCTGGCCTATGTCACCAACAAGATGGAGTCGATGGAGAGGGAGCTGGAGTCTGGCCAGGACtacctggagctggagctgggccagaACCGCGAAGAGCTGGAGAAATTCAAGGACAAATTCCGCAG GTTACAGAACAGCTACACTGCTTCACAGAGAACCAATCAGGACCTGGAGGAGAAGCTGCATACCCTG ATAAAAAAGGCTGAGATGGACCGGAAGACCCTGGACTGGGAGATTGTGGCGCTCACTAACAAGCTGCTAGATGCCAAAACTACCATCAATAAACTTGAGGAGCTCAAT GAGCGCTATCGGCAGGACTGTAACCTCGCAGTGCAGCTGCTCAAGTGCAACAAGTCCCACTTCAGGAACCACAAGTTTGCTGAT CTTCCCTACGAGCTGCAGGACATGGTCAATAAGCACCTGCACAGCACCCAGGAGTCCCCAggccctgggcaggaggctgCACATACCCTGGCCCCATCTGACGTCGTGCCCACCTCAGTTATTGccagagtgctggagaagcccgaGTCACTGGTCCTGAACTCTGCCAAGTCCAGCAGCGGCAGCTGTCCCATGGCTGAGGATGTCTTTGTGCACGTGGACATGAGTGGAGCTCTGCTGgacgcctgccccagcccagggctgcctgggaaggagagaggggaagTGGGGAAGCAGCAGAACGGGGGCTGCAAGCCACAGAGCAGTGTGGAGAGCCTGCCAGAGGAGGTGCCTGCCTTCGAGAAGCTGAGCCCCTACCctacgccctcccctccccaccccatgtacCCAGGGCGTAAGGTGATTGAGTTCTCTGAGGACAAGGTGAGGATCCCAAAGAACAGCCCCCTGCCCAACTGCACCTATGCCACGCGACAGGCCATCTCCCTGAGCCTGGTGCAGGGCGAGGACGAGAGCAGTGAGAGGCACCGGACGCTCCCTAACAGCCCTGTCTCAGAGGGCCGCcactcagcctccagttgctccTACCAGCCATCTCCCAAGGCAGCTCGGGCACACGGCTCCTCGCAGAGCAGCCCTTTCAGCAGCCCACCCCAGATCCCCAGCGCCTTCGCCAGCTCGGCCAGCTCGGAGGAGGACCTCCTGGCCAACTGGCAGCGGATGTTTGTGGACAAGGCGCCCCCCACTTCAGACCAGGTGCTGGTGAGCCGCACCTCCTTCAGCCGTGACATGGCCCCGGAGCTCCAGAAGCGATTCAGCCGCTCCAtgcaggagctgggcagggcGGCCTCAGCCTACTCGGACGGCGAGGAGTCTGCGCAGAGCTGCAGCTGGACCGTGAGCCGGGACTCGAGTGTGGACACAGACAGCACTGAGTCCCGAGCCCGCAGGAGCCATTTCTCCTCCGACTACGGCACGGACTTCTCCCAGGATGAAGCCCGGAAGCTGCTccagggcagtggcgggggcaccgctgagcccagcagccccctgccagaGAAGCACAAGGACTATGTGGACCTGGGCTCACCTGGGAGTCCAGCTGAGGAAAGGGAAATGCTGCTGCAAGCAAGCAAGGAGAGCAGCCCAGGGGGAGCCCTGGAGGAGAGCGGGGAATGCAGGAGCAAGCCTCCCTCAGGGCGGCCACACCGCAGCCCCAAGAGGATGGGTGTCCACCATCTCCATCGCAAGGACAGCCTGACGCAGGCCCAGGAGCAAGGCAACCTGCTCAACtga